The Bacteroidota bacterium genome includes the window TTTGACCAATCAAAAGTTGAACTGTTTTCGTTCAATACTGAAACCGCGCAAATTAAACTTACGTGCACTTTAGGTGGCCTCTTTTTCCCTTTCGGTATAGAGTTTTCAGATTCTTCACTACTTTATGTTTTAGACAGGAGCAAAAATATCTATCAGTATAATTTAAACCTACTTACAGAAACAGACATAAACCTAAGTAAGGTGTCCGTTGCTTCAAATCCTGCACTATATTCCACAGGAATTCAAAGGAGTAGTGATAAAATCTATATAGCGATACAAGACTCTTTTTTCATCGCATCTATTGATATGCCAAACATCATAGGTGTTCAATGCGGATTTAAACTTAAAAGTATCCTATTGGGAAATGATCGGTCATATGCTGGCCTTCCCAATTTCATCAGTTCCTATTTTCACCAACCCAATTTAGATTTTACCTATACAACCAGTTGTCAGAAAGACTCAGTTTACTTTGAAGCAAAAGAGGGCACAACCCACACATGGCATATCTTTAGAAACAAAGCCATACTCCATACTTCAATCCAACCTGCAACGGGGTACAACTTCACCGATACAGGTGGGTACATAGTGCAATTAGTTTCAGGAACCGATACAGTCACGAAAACCATTTACATAGAGCCTAAACTTGAATTAGGCAAAGACACCGTATTGTGCAACCAAACAGCTTATGCGTTATCAATTCCCCCCAACCACCGTTGTGTATCATGGCAAGATGGGAAAGACAGCCTTCGCTACACACTAACCCAAAACGGTAAATACTATGTCAGTGCCTACAACATCAAAGGCTGTTTAGTATCCGATACTGTAAAAATAACCTTCGCAACCCTTGTCCCGCCTGTCATCACCAAGAGTAATGACAGCCTGTTTACCGATAGCGGTAACTTTACCTACAAATGGAAGTACAACAACGACCTTGTAGGCGGTAATTCCCACCAACTTAAAGTATCCAAAAACGGATTGTACAGCGTGGAGATAACCGACAGTAACGGCTGTACCAATACATCCGCCAATTTTCTTGTTTCAGGTTTGGGCATAGGGTTATTCAACGCCCAAGAATATTTTTCTATTTATCCCATACCTGCAAGCGACAAATTGATAATAGAAAGTTCACAAAACATACAAATACAAACTATAAAGCTAAGGGATATTGCAGGCAGATCCTTTGATTTTGCCCCCGCTGCCGAAGTAAACCTGATAGGGCTTGCATCGGGTGTTTACTATTTAGAACTAACTGATACCGAAAATCACCATTACATAACAAAAATCATTATTAATTAAGCCTATGAGAATTGTATTACTGTTAACAGCAGCTTTGCTGCTGTGGGGGGAGGCTTTTGCCCAATCCGGCCATTTGTGTGCGTCGGACTCCCTTTGGAAAATGGACACCTCCTATCAGCAAAAGCAGTCCGCCTTTGCAGCAGAACTTGCAGAGTTCCGCACCAACCCACCTACCACCCATAATTATTGGCCGTATGTGGATACAGGTAATAGCACCAACACCATAATCCCCGGCTGTAAAAAAGCTGTGTACATCATCCCGATAGTGGTTCATATAGATACCAGCGGGGGCACGGTGAACGTGAGCGATACACAGGTATATCAGCAATTGGAAATCCTGAATGCCCGTTTTGAGAACTACGGTATCCGCTTCGTATTAGCACAGCGGCGGCCCAACGGCACTTCGTTTTCAGGCATCAACCGCTTTGGAGGTACATTTGATTACCGTTTTCAAAATTTAGCAGCCGCGTATGCCGCCTCAAATACCCGTTACTATGACCCTGAAAAATACTTTAACATTTATGTAGCTCCCAACATTTTAGCCTCTGACGGCAGCCCTTCTACCATTGGCGGATTTAACCAACGCTTTGCCGACATGGGAACAGGGGCGGATATGGTAGTTGTCCGCTACACAAAATTCGGAGACTATACCAATTGCGCAAGCTGCGGCACACTTACAAGCAACAGCAAAGGGTTAACCTTAGTACACGAAGCAGGCCACTATTTAGGGTTACGCGAACTGTGGCAGGGCGGCTGTGCCGAAGGTAACAATGCTGCTACCTGCGCTAACAAAGGTGATTTGTGTTGCGATACCCGCCCCATCAACGCCAACTATTCCTGTCCTGCACCCGGCGGTAACGATTGCAGCTACCACCTGAGCATAGCCGATAACCACGAAAACTACATGGATTATACGGGCGAAGCCTGCCAAACTAACTTTACGGCAGACCAAGTAAGTTTAATGCAAGCCACATTAGAACGTTACCGCAGTAAACAGGTCACCCCGAAAAACCTGAATGCTTTGGGGCTTAACGACTGCTTTGCCAGTGCGTGGTTTGACAGCGACGAGAACTTTGCCTGCGACAGCGGGGTATTTACCCTACGTGCCATTGAGTACGACAGCGTATTGAGCTACCAGTGGATAATCCGCAGAAACGGTGTTATCTTTTTTGATACTACCCTTACTTCCGACAGCCTTGTATGGACTGCCGACAGTATCGGTGTTTATAGCGTAACCCTTGAAATTAAATACGGCTCGTTGGACAGTTCCGAAGTGACGCGCACCAGCTTTTTGCAGGTGGCCGATTGCGGCACTACCA containing:
- a CDS encoding T9SS type A sorting domain-containing protein, yielding MKAISNLYMKYCFSILLVLTIVFGSSQDIKRTQNWYFGDSAGLSFATDPPTVLANGVMNTIEGCATMSDTNGNLLFYTNGVRIWNKNHQIMDNGTGLNGHISSTQSSLIVPWPGNDSLFYIFTTDAVGQFNGLQYSLVNIHENNGLGKVTVKNVLLQTPVCEKLTGTRHANGIDFWIITHKYNSNEFLIFKITKDGLNICPYVQEAGSMNGISGADAQGMLKINSKGNILGNVLFDQSKVELFSFNTETAQIKLTCTLGGLFFPFGIEFSDSSLLYVLDRSKNIYQYNLNLLTETDINLSKVSVASNPALYSTGIQRSSDKIYIAIQDSFFIASIDMPNIIGVQCGFKLKSILLGNDRSYAGLPNFISSYFHQPNLDFTYTTSCQKDSVYFEAKEGTTHTWHIFRNKAILHTSIQPATGYNFTDTGGYIVQLVSGTDTVTKTIYIEPKLELGKDTVLCNQTAYALSIPPNHRCVSWQDGKDSLRYTLTQNGKYYVSAYNIKGCLVSDTVKITFATLVPPVITKSNDSLFTDSGNFTYKWKYNNDLVGGNSHQLKVSKNGLYSVEITDSNGCTNTSANFLVSGLGIGLFNAQEYFSIYPIPASDKLIIESSQNIQIQTIKLRDIAGRSFDFAPAAEVNLIGLASGVYYLELTDTENHHYITKIIIN